From the Planktothricoides raciborskii GIHE-MW2 genome, the window ATTTTGTTCCCGCTTGATGCCATTCTTCCCCGTATTCACCGCCGCCGCGTAAGTTAGGAATGGCCAAAATTCCTCCATATTCCATCCAGACCAACTGAGACACAGAAAAACTGGGAGTTAGGGAAATATTAAAGCCCCCATAGCCATATAAATAAGTGGGGTTATTCCCATCGAGTTTAATCCCTTTTTTATGGGTGATGAACATGGGGACGCGGGTGCCGTCTTTGCTGTGGTAAAATACTTGGTGACTTTCATAGTCTCCGGGATTAAAGTCTACCTGGGGCTGCCGAAATACGCTGCTTTCTCCGGTCAGCATATTGTAACGATAAATGGTGGTGGGAGTGGTAAAACTGGTGAAGCTGTAAAAGGTTTCCGTATCGGTGCGATCGCCATCAAAACCCCCCGCCGAACCGAGTCCGGGTAAGACCATATCCCGCACCCAGGAACCATCGAAGTTAAAGACTTTAATCAGACTATGAGCATCTTTTAAATAAGATGCCACAAACTGATGATTTAGAACATTAACCCCTTGTAAAGTTTCCGCTCGTTCCGGGATAATTTCGGTTTGATTTTCATTACTAATATCAATAGCGATCGCCCGACCGCGAGGAGCATCTAAATCCGTTTCAAACCAGAAAACCGAACCATCATTATCAATAAAACTATATTGGGCTTTAAATTCGCTAATCAGTTCTACAACTTCGGCATATGGATCGGTTAAATCCTTGTAAAATAGCAAATTTTTCGGGTCAGTTCCTAGCCAAACCGAGATAATTAAATATTGGCCATCTTCACTCACAACCCCACTAAAGCCCCATTCTTTTTGATCCGGGCGGTGATAGACTAAAATATCTTGGGATTGGTCGGTGCCAATTTTGTGATAGAATAGCTTTTGATAATAGTTAACATCTTCATGCTTGGTTTGTTCGTTGGGTTCATCATAACGACTGTAGAAAAAACCTTGATGGTCGTGAGTCCAGGATGCCCCAGAAAATTTACTCCATTTAATAAGATCCGGTAAATCTTCCCCCGTTTCAATATTGCGGACGTGCCATTCTTTCCAATCAGAACCGGAATAAGACAGGGCATAAGCCATCAAATTGCCATCTTTACTAATGGCTAAACCGCTGAGAGATACGGTGCCATCTGCTGACAAAAGATTGGGGTCAATTAATACTCTAGGTTCATCGTCTAGGGAGTTGAGAACATATAAAACACTTTGGTTTTGGAGGCCATCATTTTTATAGTAAAAATAGCGATCGCCTCTTTTAAAAGGAATGCCGTATTTTTCATAGTCCCAAACTTGAGTTAAACGGGTCTTAATCTCTTCCCGTTGGGGAATTTGACCCAAGTAGCTAAACGTCACCTTATTTTGGTCTTCCACCCAGGCTTTCGTGTCTGCGGAGTCCGGGTCTTCTAACCAGCGATAAGGGTCAGCAACTTCGACCCCATGATAAATATCAATTTGATTGACTTGTTGAGTTTCTGGGTAGTTGAGAGATGTCATTTTGGGATTCTGAGATTAATGATTAGCTTCTATTGTAGCTTCTATTGTAGCTTTTATTGTAGCTTTTATTAGACAATTCTGGCAAAATTCCAGATCGATTCCCCCAAATCCCCTTACAGCGTTTTTCGTATCCATAGAATCAGTAAGGACGAAGCATGACCGGATTAAATGTCTGCTTTTAACCAGAAATACCTGCGGTCATGCTTCGTCCCTACGAAAATTTGTGGTTTAGTAGATAGGTAGGGTGGGCATTGCCCACCCTACTTTTATCATATATAGCGTTTTATCTCTAAATTATGGTTGCTGTTGGTTACGGTTAAAGATAAAAAAGCTTGTTGGGCAGCCGCTTGTTCGGCAGCTTTTTTCGATCGCCCTTTTCCCGTCCCTTGTCGCTTTCCTTGTATCCAAACTTCGGCGGTAAACCGTTCTTCTGGAAGTAAAATATGACAGTCAACTAGAGGAGTTTCTCGGACGCGATATTCCGGTAAAGATTTATAATGAGTTTGAGTCCAACCTTGCAGCGCGTGTTTATAATTCTGTCGGGCTGGATCTTGGCTAATTTTAACCGCAAATGGTTTAAAATGTGTATCCAACCAAGGACGAATAAATTCTAAAGTATGGGTAGACAAATATAAAGCACCCATGACCGCTTCCAAGGCATCAGCCAACCGGGACTGACGCCCAAGAATATCCCTTTTAGTGCTCGCAGACATGAGTAAATAATCTTCTAATCCATAACAATCCGCAATTTCTGCTAAGGTGCGATCGCTGACTAATTCTGACCGAATAGCGGCAAATTCTCCTACTGCCGAATCTGGATAAGTTTCTAACAGTAATTCCGCCGCAGCCAAACGCACCACCGCATCCCCAACAAACTCTAATTGTTGATAGTTGCGATCGACGGAACTGGTGGGGTGAGTTAAGGCTAAATCTAAAAGTTGCCATTGCAGAGGTAATTCACTAGAAAGCCCTAACTTTTCCACTAAATTTTCTAATTCCCGTTGTCGCGGTGGATATTTAACTTTCAGAGAAACTTTCATAGAAACTTTCATAGAAATCGATGATGTATCGCTATGCATAAACCTTGATAATCAATAATTAACAATTGATAATTAACAATTGATAATTAATATCTAATAATATCTACAATTTATCAACTACAAACTATCAATTATTAATTGTTAACTATCAATCATCAAATATCAATTGTTTCCTCTTCCCTGTTGCCTCTTGCCTCAAAAAAAAGGGGGGGAAAGAGTAAGTCATAAGCCGGGTTCTGTTCTCCAAAAGTGCCAAGCACTTTCGAGGGCGGTTATCTATCTGGGACGCTTGTCACCAAACGCCTCTTGCGGTTCCTCATATCGGAACTGGTAAAAGACCAACCATAGTTCCATCCACC encodes:
- a CDS encoding prolyl oligopeptidase family protein, with the translated sequence MTSLNYPETQQVNQIDIYHGVEVADPYRWLEDPDSADTKAWVEDQNKVTFSYLGQIPQREEIKTRLTQVWDYEKYGIPFKRGDRYFYYKNDGLQNQSVLYVLNSLDDEPRVLIDPNLLSADGTVSLSGLAISKDGNLMAYALSYSGSDWKEWHVRNIETGEDLPDLIKWSKFSGASWTHDHQGFFYSRYDEPNEQTKHEDVNYYQKLFYHKIGTDQSQDILVYHRPDQKEWGFSGVVSEDGQYLIISVWLGTDPKNLLFYKDLTDPYAEVVELISEFKAQYSFIDNDGSVFWFETDLDAPRGRAIAIDISNENQTEIIPERAETLQGVNVLNHQFVASYLKDAHSLIKVFNFDGSWVRDMVLPGLGSAGGFDGDRTDTETFYSFTSFTTPTTIYRYNMLTGESSVFRQPQVDFNPGDYESHQVFYHSKDGTRVPMFITHKKGIKLDGNNPTYLYGYGGFNISLTPSFSVSQLVWMEYGGILAIPNLRGGGEYGEEWHQAGTKLNKQNVFDDFMAAAEWLIANQYTCREKLAIGGGSNGGLLVAACQTQRPDLFAAVLPAVGVLDMLRFHKFTIGWAWCSDYGSPENPEEFKALYAYSPLHNLKPGTHYPATLITTADHDDRVVPAHSFKFAAGLQAAHAGEAPVLIRIETKAGHGADKPTTKIIEEVADKWAFLIRVLGMEKV
- the rnc gene encoding ribonuclease III: MHSDTSSISMKVSMKVSLKVKYPPRQRELENLVEKLGLSSELPLQWQLLDLALTHPTSSVDRNYQQLEFVGDAVVRLAAAELLLETYPDSAVGEFAAIRSELVSDRTLAEIADCYGLEDYLLMSASTKRDILGRQSRLADALEAVMGALYLSTHTLEFIRPWLDTHFKPFAVKISQDPARQNYKHALQGWTQTHYKSLPEYRVRETPLVDCHILLPEERFTAEVWIQGKRQGTGKGRSKKAAEQAAAQQAFLSLTVTNSNHNLEIKRYI